A single window of Streptomyces sp. NBC_00464 DNA harbors:
- a CDS encoding GNAT family N-acetyltransferase encodes MEPITLTTDRLLLRPFVPGDAKALHAACQDPDIQRWTVVPSPYGLADAELFARQISPGGWQDDSMYNFAVTVRDSGAVAGALGINRRTGPGTYEVGFWTAREHRGLGYTTEAVLCAARWTFASLGGDRLEWRAETGNLASRAVALRAGFRMEGDQRSGVINKGVRRDAWTGALLPSDLGLPGTDVYLPAGTAPAQP; translated from the coding sequence ATGGAGCCGATCACTCTCACCACCGACCGCCTGCTGCTGCGCCCCTTCGTCCCGGGCGACGCGAAGGCGCTGCACGCTGCCTGCCAGGACCCCGACATCCAGCGCTGGACGGTCGTCCCCTCGCCGTACGGCCTCGCGGACGCGGAGCTCTTCGCCCGGCAGATCTCGCCCGGCGGCTGGCAGGACGACTCCATGTACAACTTCGCCGTGACGGTGCGCGACAGCGGCGCCGTGGCCGGTGCGCTCGGCATCAACCGACGCACCGGGCCGGGCACGTACGAGGTCGGTTTCTGGACCGCCAGGGAGCACCGCGGTCTCGGCTACACGACTGAGGCGGTCCTCTGCGCCGCCCGCTGGACCTTCGCCTCGCTCGGCGGGGACCGGCTGGAGTGGCGGGCCGAGACCGGCAACCTCGCCTCGCGGGCCGTCGCGCTGCGCGCCGGATTCCGGATGGAGGGCGACCAGCGCTCCGGAGTGATCAACAAGGGTGTACGCCGCGATGCGTGGACCGGCGCCCTGCTCCCGTCCGACCTCGGCCTGCCCGGCACCGACGTGTACCTCCCGGCCGGGACCGCCCCCGCCCAACCGTGA
- a CDS encoding LpqB family beta-propeller domain-containing protein, translating into MPVTGDVKAVDASQPGDSQVQVYAVAPRDGATPNEVVDGFLESMTSDDSDFRTTRQYLTKEASSGWKPSALTTVLAKAPNRSDRPVHDSDRGTNEVSYTLTGEKVATVDDQNAYQPLAPSDYSGTLHLVRQKGPDGKEWRIDMVPDGLVLGQSDFKRLYRSVNKFYFATGRTEAQSTLVADPVYIRNRTDPATGMDTVTQAVRSLLRGPTDWLRPVVASRFPTGTGLRKGVTSLTPDDRNVLKVPLDKKADGTGQRTCRMMASQVLFTLRDLTSARVEQVELQRSDGSALCVLGADQAEEYAPDGSSGGPDSQYFVDAKGHVERIPGSTRGSGEPEPVAGPFGSGSLKVSAVGVARDEQSAAVLSQHGDALYVSSIAADGELPVPVVTSKAGKSTDRLTAPSWDGRGDLWVADRDPGNSRLLRLADGTGKPQEVTVPSLDGGRITALRLSSDGVRIALLLTREDGTASLKIGRIERKGPQGKEQVSVVDLRQAAPQLADVTAMSWSGGSRLVVVGKEQGGVQQVRYVQADGSTPSSGVLPGVNQVRAIAAADDEQLPLMADTVGDGIVKLLPGDNWQTVLKEGSALVYPG; encoded by the coding sequence ATGCCCGTCACGGGGGACGTCAAGGCGGTGGACGCCTCGCAGCCCGGCGACTCCCAGGTGCAGGTGTATGCGGTCGCTCCGCGCGACGGCGCCACTCCGAACGAGGTGGTCGACGGCTTCCTGGAGTCGATGACCAGTGACGACTCCGATTTCAGGACCACGCGCCAGTACCTCACGAAGGAGGCGTCGAGCGGCTGGAAGCCGAGCGCGCTCACCACGGTGCTGGCCAAGGCGCCCAACCGGAGCGACCGGCCGGTCCACGACAGCGACCGCGGTACCAACGAGGTCAGCTACACCCTGACAGGCGAGAAGGTGGCGACGGTCGACGACCAGAACGCCTACCAGCCGCTCGCGCCGTCGGACTACTCCGGCACGCTTCACCTGGTGCGGCAGAAGGGTCCGGACGGCAAGGAATGGCGCATCGACATGGTGCCGGACGGACTGGTGCTCGGGCAGTCCGACTTCAAACGGCTCTACCGTTCCGTCAACAAGTTCTACTTCGCCACCGGGCGGACCGAGGCACAGTCCACGCTGGTCGCCGACCCCGTCTACATCCGTAACCGGACCGATCCGGCCACTGGCATGGACACGGTGACGCAGGCCGTCCGCAGCCTCCTGAGGGGCCCCACCGACTGGCTGCGGCCAGTGGTCGCATCCCGCTTTCCCACTGGTACCGGGCTGCGGAAGGGCGTCACGTCCCTGACACCCGACGACCGGAACGTGCTGAAGGTCCCGCTCGACAAGAAGGCCGACGGGACCGGGCAGCGCACCTGCCGGATGATGGCCTCGCAGGTGCTCTTCACCCTCCGCGACCTGACGTCCGCACGCGTCGAGCAGGTGGAGCTCCAGCGTTCCGACGGATCGGCGCTCTGTGTGCTGGGGGCGGACCAGGCCGAGGAGTACGCCCCCGACGGCTCGTCGGGCGGGCCCGACAGCCAGTACTTCGTCGATGCCAAGGGGCACGTGGAGCGCATTCCGGGGAGCACCCGGGGCAGCGGTGAGCCGGAGCCGGTGGCCGGTCCGTTCGGCAGCGGCTCGCTGAAGGTGAGTGCGGTCGGCGTGGCCCGGGACGAGCAGTCGGCGGCCGTGCTCTCGCAGCACGGGGACGCGCTCTACGTCTCCTCCATAGCGGCGGACGGCGAGCTTCCCGTCCCGGTGGTGACGAGCAAGGCCGGCAAGTCCACGGACCGGCTGACGGCACCCAGCTGGGACGGCCGGGGCGACCTCTGGGTCGCCGACCGCGACCCCGGCAACTCACGGCTGCTGCGGCTGGCCGACGGCACGGGCAAGCCCCAGGAGGTCACTGTGCCGAGCCTGGACGGCGGCCGGATCACGGCACTGCGCCTGTCCTCGGACGGGGTGCGCATCGCGCTGCTGCTGACGCGGGAGGACGGGACGGCGTCGCTGAAGATCGGCCGGATCGAGCGGAAGGGCCCGCAGGGCAAGGAGCAGGTCTCCGTGGTGGATCTGCGGCAGGCCGCGCCGCAGCTGGCCGATGTGACCGCGATGTCGTGGTCGGGCGGCAGCCGCCTCGTGGTGGTCGGCAAGGAGCAGGGAGGGGTGCAGCAGGTCCGCTATGTGCAGGCGGACGGCTCGACACCCTCCTCGGGTGTACTGCCCGGCGTCAACCAGGTGCGGGCCATCGCGGCGGCGGACGACGAACAGCTGCCGCTGATGGCGGACACGGTCGGCGACGGAATAGTGAAACTGCTGCCCGGGGACAACTGGCAGACCGTCCTGAAGGAAGGTTCGGCGCTGGTCTACCCGGGCTGA
- the secA gene encoding preprotein translocase subunit SecA yields MSVFNKLMRAGEGKILRKLHRIADQVSSIEEDFVNLSDAELRALTDEYKERYADGESLDDLLPEAFATVREAAKRVLGQRHYDVQMMGGAALHLGYVAEMKTGEGKTLVGTLPAYLNALSGKGVHLITVNDYLAERDSEMMGRVHKFLGLSVGCIIANMTPAQRREQYGCDITYGTNNEFGFDYLRDNMAWAQDELVQRGHNFAIVDEVDSILVDEARTPLIISGPADQATKWYGDFAKLVTRLAKGEAGNPLKGIEETGDYEVDEKKRTVAIHEPGVAKVEDWLGIENLYESVNTPLVGYLNNAIKAKELFKKDKDYVVIDGEVMIVDEHTGRILAGRRYNEGMHQAIEAKEGVDIKDENQTLATITLQNFFRLYGKLSGMTGTAMTEAAEFHQIYKLGVVPIPTNRPMVRADQSDLIYRTEVAKFAAVVDDIAEKHEKGQPILVGTTSVEKSEYLSQQLSKRGVQHEVLNAKQHDREAPIIAQAGRKGAVTVATNMAGRGTDIKLGGNPDDLAEADLRQRGLDPVEHVEEWAAALPAALEKAEQAVKAEHDEVKDLGGLYVLGTERHESRRIDNQLRGRSGRQGDPGESRFYLSLGDDLMRLFKAQMVERVMSMANVPDDVPIENKMVTRAIASAQSQVEQQNFETRKNVLKYDEVLNRQREVIYGERRRVLEGEDLQDQIRHFMDDTIDDYIRQETAEGFAEEWDLDRLWGAFKQLYPVKVTVAELEEAAGDLAGVTAEFIAESVKDDIHEQYDEREKTLGSDIMRELERRVVLSVLDRKWREHLYEMDYLQEGIGLRAMAQKDPLVEYQREGFDMFNAMMEGIKEESVGYLFNLEVQVEQQVEEVPVQDAATSLSKEDAVPAARPEIRAKGLDAPQRPDRLHFSAPTVDGEGGVVEGDFSNGDGDGAGSAESDGLTRAERRKAQKSGGGGGRRRKK; encoded by the coding sequence GTGTCCGTCTTCAACAAGCTCATGCGTGCAGGCGAAGGCAAGATCCTGCGCAAACTGCACCGCATCGCGGACCAGGTCAGCTCCATCGAAGAGGACTTCGTCAACCTCTCCGACGCCGAGCTGCGGGCGCTCACCGACGAGTACAAGGAACGGTACGCGGACGGCGAGAGCCTGGACGACCTGCTTCCCGAGGCATTCGCGACTGTCCGTGAGGCCGCCAAGCGGGTCCTCGGACAGCGCCACTACGACGTCCAGATGATGGGCGGCGCAGCCCTGCACCTCGGTTACGTGGCCGAGATGAAGACCGGCGAGGGCAAGACCCTCGTCGGCACCCTGCCCGCGTATCTCAACGCACTCTCGGGCAAGGGCGTGCACCTGATCACGGTCAACGACTATCTGGCCGAGCGCGACTCGGAGATGATGGGCCGGGTCCACAAGTTCCTCGGACTGAGTGTCGGCTGCATCATCGCCAACATGACTCCGGCCCAGCGCCGCGAGCAGTACGGCTGCGACATCACGTACGGAACGAACAACGAGTTCGGGTTCGACTACCTCCGCGACAACATGGCCTGGGCGCAGGACGAGCTCGTCCAGCGTGGCCACAACTTCGCGATCGTCGACGAGGTCGACTCGATCCTGGTCGACGAGGCCCGTACGCCACTGATCATCTCCGGCCCCGCCGACCAGGCGACCAAGTGGTACGGCGACTTCGCCAAGCTGGTCACCCGCCTGGCCAAGGGCGAGGCCGGCAACCCGCTCAAGGGCATCGAGGAGACCGGCGACTACGAGGTCGACGAGAAGAAGCGGACCGTCGCGATCCATGAGCCCGGTGTCGCGAAGGTCGAGGACTGGCTCGGTATCGAGAACCTCTACGAGTCGGTGAACACCCCCCTCGTCGGGTACCTCAACAACGCCATCAAGGCCAAGGAACTCTTCAAGAAGGACAAGGACTACGTCGTCATCGACGGCGAAGTCATGATCGTCGACGAGCACACCGGCCGTATCCTCGCCGGCCGCCGCTACAACGAGGGCATGCACCAGGCGATCGAGGCGAAGGAAGGGGTGGACATCAAGGACGAGAACCAGACGCTCGCCACGATCACCCTCCAGAACTTCTTCCGCCTCTACGGCAAGCTCTCGGGCATGACCGGTACGGCGATGACCGAGGCCGCCGAGTTCCACCAGATCTACAAGCTCGGCGTGGTGCCGATCCCGACCAACCGGCCGATGGTCCGGGCCGACCAGTCGGACCTGATCTACCGCACCGAGGTCGCGAAGTTCGCCGCCGTCGTCGACGACATCGCCGAGAAGCACGAGAAGGGCCAGCCGATCCTGGTCGGCACCACCTCGGTCGAGAAGTCCGAGTACCTCTCGCAGCAGCTCTCCAAGCGCGGTGTGCAGCACGAGGTCCTCAACGCCAAGCAGCACGACCGGGAGGCGCCGATCATCGCGCAGGCCGGTCGCAAGGGCGCCGTCACGGTCGCGACGAACATGGCGGGCCGCGGTACGGACATCAAGCTGGGCGGTAACCCCGACGACCTGGCCGAGGCGGATCTGCGCCAGCGCGGACTGGACCCGGTCGAGCACGTCGAGGAGTGGGCGGCCGCGCTGCCCGCGGCGCTGGAGAAGGCCGAGCAGGCGGTGAAGGCCGAGCACGACGAGGTCAAGGACCTCGGCGGGCTGTACGTCCTCGGTACCGAGCGCCACGAGTCGCGGCGTATCGACAACCAGCTGCGTGGTCGTTCCGGTCGTCAGGGTGACCCGGGCGAGTCCCGTTTCTACCTCTCCCTCGGCGACGACCTGATGCGTCTGTTCAAGGCGCAGATGGTCGAGCGCGTCATGTCGATGGCCAATGTGCCGGACGACGTGCCGATCGAGAACAAGATGGTGACGCGGGCGATCGCGTCGGCGCAGTCGCAGGTCGAGCAGCAGAACTTCGAGACGCGTAAGAACGTCCTGAAGTACGACGAGGTGCTCAACCGGCAGCGTGAGGTCATCTACGGTGAGCGGCGCCGGGTCCTGGAGGGTGAGGACCTGCAGGACCAGATCCGCCACTTCATGGACGACACGATCGACGACTACATCCGCCAGGAGACGGCGGAGGGGTTCGCCGAGGAGTGGGACCTGGACCGGCTGTGGGGCGCGTTCAAGCAGCTCTACCCGGTGAAGGTCACGGTCGCCGAGCTGGAGGAGGCCGCCGGGGATCTCGCCGGTGTCACCGCCGAGTTCATCGCCGAGTCGGTCAAGGACGACATCCACGAGCAGTACGACGAGCGTGAGAAGACGCTCGGCTCCGACATCATGCGTGAGCTCGAGCGGCGTGTGGTGCTGTCCGTCCTGGACCGCAAGTGGCGTGAGCACCTCTACGAGATGGATTACCTCCAGGAGGGCATCGGCCTCCGTGCCATGGCGCAGAAGGACCCGCTGGTGGAGTACCAGCGCGAGGGCTTCGACATGTTCAACGCCATGATGGAGGGCATCAAGGAGGAGTCCGTCGGCTACCTGTTCAACCTGGAGGTCCAGGTCGAGCAGCAGGTCGAGGAGGTTCCCGTCCAGGACGCGGCGACTTCGCTGTCCAAGGAGGACGCCGTTCCGGCGGCGCGTCCGGAGATCCGGGCCAAGGGGCTCGACGCTCCGCAGCGTCCGGACCGGCTGCACTTCTCCGCTCCCACGGTGGACG
- a CDS encoding response regulator transcription factor, with translation MADTFGPVRDANDADDAAGARTGAYDDSGSRKEPIRVLVVDDHALFRRGLEIVLAQEEDIQVVGEAGDGAEAVDKAADLLPDIVLMDVRMPKRGGIEACTSIKEVAPSAKIIMLTISDEEADLYDAIKAGATGYLLKEISTDEVATAIRAVADGQSQISPSMASKLLTEFKSMIQRTDERRLVPAPRLTERELEVLKLVATGMNNRDIAKELFISENTVKNHVRNILEKLQLHSRMEAVVYAMREKILEIR, from the coding sequence ATGGCGGACACCTTCGGGCCCGTGCGCGATGCGAATGATGCCGACGACGCTGCCGGTGCCCGCACCGGCGCGTACGACGACAGCGGTTCCCGCAAGGAGCCGATCCGAGTTCTTGTGGTCGACGACCATGCCCTGTTCCGCAGAGGACTGGAGATCGTCCTCGCGCAGGAGGAGGACATCCAGGTCGTCGGTGAGGCGGGCGACGGGGCGGAGGCGGTCGACAAGGCGGCCGACCTGCTGCCCGACATCGTCCTGATGGACGTACGCATGCCCAAGCGGGGAGGCATCGAGGCCTGCACCTCCATCAAGGAGGTGGCCCCCAGCGCGAAGATCATCATGTTGACGATCAGCGACGAGGAAGCGGATCTCTACGACGCCATCAAGGCTGGGGCCACCGGCTATCTCCTCAAGGAGATCTCCACGGACGAGGTCGCCACCGCGATTCGCGCGGTCGCCGACGGGCAGTCCCAGATCAGCCCCTCCATGGCGTCGAAACTGCTCACCGAGTTCAAGTCGATGATCCAGCGGACCGACGAGCGCCGGCTGGTTCCGGCGCCCCGGCTCACCGAACGTGAGCTCGAGGTCCTCAAACTGGTTGCTACGGGCATGAACAATCGGGATATCGCCAAGGAACTCTTCATTTCCGAGAACACCGTGAAGAACCACGTCCGCAACATTCTGGAGAAGCTCCAGCTGCACTCGCGGATGGAAGCCGTGGTCTACGCCATGCGGGAGAAGATCCTCGAGATCAGGTGA
- a CDS encoding ComF family protein, translated as MRGWWREIAGLVLPVDCGGCGRPRTELCEECCAQLYGGVPRRVRPDPEPAGLPVVHAAAGYENAVRAVLLAHKERGVLGLAGAAGRALAGAVRAGAGSSAGAGPLFLVPVPSARRAVASRGHDPARRIALAAAAELRRTGTPARVAGVLRQRRPVADQSGLGARERRVNLAGALGMVAGGERLLAAGRVVLVDDLLTTGASLAEAARVIEAANGWGSTVSGVRHAAVVAASPSAFEINRNWN; from the coding sequence ATGCGCGGGTGGTGGCGGGAGATCGCCGGGCTGGTCCTGCCGGTGGACTGCGGAGGCTGTGGCAGGCCGCGGACCGAGCTGTGCGAGGAGTGCTGCGCGCAGCTGTACGGCGGCGTGCCGCGCCGGGTGAGGCCCGACCCGGAGCCCGCAGGTCTGCCCGTGGTGCATGCGGCCGCCGGGTACGAGAACGCGGTACGGGCCGTGCTGCTGGCCCACAAGGAGCGAGGTGTACTCGGCCTCGCCGGAGCCGCCGGCAGAGCGCTGGCGGGTGCTGTGAGGGCCGGGGCGGGGTCGTCGGCCGGTGCGGGGCCGCTCTTTCTGGTGCCCGTACCGTCGGCGCGGCGGGCTGTCGCCTCGCGCGGGCATGATCCTGCCCGCCGGATCGCGCTGGCGGCCGCGGCGGAACTGCGGCGTACGGGCACGCCCGCCCGGGTGGCCGGGGTGTTACGGCAGCGGCGTCCGGTGGCCGATCAGTCGGGGCTCGGAGCCAGGGAGCGCCGGGTGAATCTGGCGGGCGCTCTGGGGATGGTGGCCGGGGGTGAACGGCTGCTTGCCGCCGGTCGGGTGGTGCTGGTGGACGACCTGTTGACGACAGGTGCCTCACTGGCCGAGGCGGCACGGGTGATCGAAGCGGCCAACGGGTGGGGGAGCACCGTCTCCGGGGTGCGTCACGCGGCCGTGGTCGCAGCTTCTCCGTCCGCCTTCGAAATAAACCGGAACTGGAACTGA
- a CDS encoding winged helix-turn-helix domain-containing protein gives MTSVQPPAAELSADQARRIALRAQGFLGAPDRRAGVPGVLRHLGAVQLDTISVLARSHELIPYARLGAVGRHTVEEAYWSGGRAFEYWSHAACILPVEEWPHFAFRRRAYRARPQWHHDLPDGAYDTVIKQLRAEGPLTATELGGAKNGGEWWDWSASKVAVERALMYGEVVCTERRGWKRVYDLAERALPDAVFHDDLDDAECLRRLVALAGQSLGVGTRADIADYHRLKGEQFDAVVADSGLVPVTVQGWAKPAWADPAALAAEPRGRHRTTLLSPFDSLVWERARTERIFGFTHRLEAYVPKPKRIHGYFAMPLLAGGRLQGRVDPAREGTTLVARQVSLADAKAVAPMAQALVEAASWVGCTEVRLERVDAPELRGPLTREISRVLA, from the coding sequence ATGACGTCTGTGCAGCCTCCCGCAGCCGAACTCTCCGCCGACCAGGCCCGCAGGATCGCGCTGCGCGCCCAGGGCTTCCTCGGCGCCCCGGACCGCCGGGCCGGGGTGCCCGGGGTCCTGCGGCACCTCGGGGCCGTACAGCTCGACACGATCTCGGTGCTCGCACGGTCGCATGAACTGATTCCGTACGCGCGCCTGGGCGCGGTCGGCCGGCACACGGTCGAGGAGGCGTACTGGTCGGGTGGCCGGGCCTTCGAGTACTGGTCGCACGCGGCCTGCATCCTGCCGGTCGAGGAATGGCCGCACTTCGCCTTCCGCCGCCGCGCCTACCGCGCGCGCCCGCAGTGGCACCACGACCTGCCGGACGGGGCCTACGACACCGTCATCAAGCAGCTGCGCGCCGAGGGCCCCCTGACGGCGACGGAACTGGGCGGCGCGAAGAACGGCGGGGAGTGGTGGGACTGGTCCGCCTCGAAGGTGGCCGTCGAGCGGGCCCTGATGTACGGCGAGGTGGTGTGCACCGAGCGGCGCGGCTGGAAGCGGGTCTACGACCTCGCGGAGCGTGCCCTGCCCGATGCCGTGTTCCACGACGATCTGGACGATGCCGAGTGCCTGCGCCGGCTGGTGGCGCTCGCGGGGCAGTCACTGGGCGTCGGCACCCGCGCGGACATCGCCGACTACCACCGGCTCAAGGGCGAGCAGTTCGACGCCGTGGTGGCGGACTCCGGACTGGTCCCGGTCACGGTGCAGGGCTGGGCGAAGCCGGCCTGGGCGGATCCGGCCGCGCTGGCCGCCGAGCCGCGCGGACGCCACCGCACGACGCTGCTGTCGCCGTTCGACTCACTGGTCTGGGAGCGTGCCCGGACCGAGCGGATCTTCGGTTTCACCCACCGTCTGGAGGCCTACGTCCCCAAGCCCAAGCGGATCCACGGCTACTTCGCGATGCCGCTGCTGGCGGGCGGCAGGCTGCAGGGCCGGGTCGACCCGGCCCGCGAGGGCACGACGCTGGTCGCCCGGCAGGTCTCCCTGGCGGACGCGAAGGCCGTGGCGCCGATGGCGCAGGCGCTGGTGGAAGCCGCTTCCTGGGTCGGCTGCACGGAGGTCCGGCTGGAGCGGGTGGACGCACCGGAGCTACGCGGACCGCTCACCCGGGAAATCTCCCGCGTCCTGGCGTGA
- the hpf gene encoding ribosome hibernation-promoting factor, HPF/YfiA family: MDIVVKGRKTEVPERFRKHVAEKLKLDKIQKFDGKVISLDVEVSKEPNPRQADRSDRVEITLRSRGPVIRAEAAAGDPYAALDLATGKLEARLRKQHDKRYSRRGTGRIPAAEVGEMVPDAASFNGDGELVADEAVQPVPTTRIGSLEVQGEGPLVMREKTHVAAPMSLDQALYEMELVGHDFYLFVDSETKEPSVVYRRHAYDYGVIHLRTDPLAADEAGGAGGALGG, translated from the coding sequence GTGGACATCGTCGTCAAGGGCCGCAAGACCGAGGTGCCCGAGCGGTTCCGCAAGCACGTGGCCGAGAAGCTGAAGCTGGACAAGATCCAGAAGTTCGACGGCAAGGTGATCAGCCTCGACGTGGAGGTGTCCAAGGAGCCGAATCCTCGTCAGGCAGACCGTTCCGACCGAGTGGAGATCACACTCCGCTCGCGTGGACCGGTCATCAGGGCAGAAGCGGCCGCAGGCGACCCGTACGCAGCGTTGGACCTGGCCACAGGCAAGTTGGAGGCGCGGCTGCGCAAGCAGCACGACAAGCGCTACAGCCGCCGCGGCACAGGTCGTATCCCCGCTGCGGAGGTCGGCGAAATGGTGCCGGACGCGGCGTCGTTCAACGGCGACGGCGAGCTGGTCGCCGACGAAGCGGTACAGCCCGTACCCACCACCAGGATCGGCTCGCTCGAGGTACAGGGCGAAGGACCGCTGGTGATGCGCGAGAAGACGCACGTCGCGGCACCCATGTCGCTCGACCAGGCGCTCTACGAGATGGAGCTGGTCGGTCACGACTTCTATCTGTTCGTCGACTCCGAGACGAAGGAACCCAGTGTCGTCTACCGGCGGCATGCTTACGACTACGGTGTCATCCACCTGAGGACCGACCCTCTGGCCGCCGATGAGGCGGGCGGCGCGGGCGGTGCGCTCGGCGGCTGA